The Anaerolineae bacterium genome includes a window with the following:
- a CDS encoding DnaD domain protein — MEKFNGFPAGELRFTSVPDLFFARLLPQIDSLVELKVMLHFMWVHYRQARQAISRNELLTDETLVRSLALLDEDVEQTLTQGLNRAVQRGALLHAQLEDETGRQDLYLLNSERGRQALAKFEAGELGVVATSGAEMAAPAKRPNIFELYEDNIGLISPILADELKDAEATYPPQWIEDAFKIAVENNVRRWSYIRAILERMAVAGRDDKTDEKPGKSWYTDEEFRELIQH, encoded by the coding sequence ATGGAAAAATTCAACGGCTTTCCGGCAGGGGAATTACGTTTTACTTCGGTGCCGGACCTGTTTTTTGCCCGGCTATTGCCTCAAATTGACAGCCTGGTGGAACTCAAGGTAATGCTGCATTTTATGTGGGTGCATTATCGCCAGGCGCGCCAGGCCATCTCGCGCAATGAGTTGTTAACCGACGAAACCCTGGTGCGCAGTTTGGCTTTGTTAGATGAGGATGTGGAACAGACCCTCACCCAGGGCCTGAACCGGGCAGTGCAGCGCGGCGCCCTCCTGCACGCCCAGCTTGAAGATGAAACCGGCCGGCAAGACCTTTACCTGCTCAACAGCGAACGAGGCCGGCAGGCCCTGGCCAAATTTGAAGCCGGAGAGTTGGGCGTGGTGGCCACCAGCGGGGCAGAAATGGCCGCGCCGGCCAAACGGCCCAACATCTTTGAACTGTACGAAGACAACATTGGCCTGATCTCGCCCATTTTGGCCGATGAACTGAAAGACGCCGAAGCCACCTATCCGCCCCAGTGGATTGAGGATGCCTTCAAAATTGCCGTTGAAAATAACGTGCGTCGCTGGAGTTACATTCGCGCAATTTTAGAAAGAATGGCCGTTGCCGGCCGGGATGATAAAACAGATGAAAAGCCGGGTAAATCCTGGTACACCGACGAAGAATTTAGGGAATTAATTCAACATTAG
- the dnaB gene encoding replicative DNA helicase, translating to MTETLPSTVPDKLQPHNVEAEEAVLGSLLIDPDAIIRIATFLAPTDFYVERHNWIYEAIRDLHERREPADMVTLTDELERRGQLNEIGGPAYLTGLINATPTSIHVEYYARIIERTAVLRRLIEAAGQIARLAYQDTEDVDEVVDRAEEIIFGVSARRVDHDLRHIRNVLDKYYDRIEYLYQHRGEMIGVPTGLADLDKLLGGLQRSDMVVLAGRPGMGKTSLGLSIALQAARRMQKRVAIFSLEMSDEQLVQRLISAETGIDSQRLRLGDIKEDEWPTFIQATNLLSGTSVFIDDTPAISALELRSKARRLHAEHGLDLLIVDYLQLMRGDSRSENRQQEISFISRSIKALARELNIPILALSQLSRQVESRHDKRPMLSDLRESGSIEQDADVVLFIYRDELYNPDTEFPNIAELIVSKHRSGPTGIFSVYFKKHLAQFVDLEVQRQPLEY from the coding sequence ATGACCGAGACATTACCCAGCACCGTTCCCGACAAATTACAACCCCACAACGTGGAAGCCGAAGAAGCGGTTTTAGGCTCGCTATTAATTGACCCCGACGCTATTATCCGCATTGCCACGTTTTTAGCCCCCACCGACTTTTACGTTGAACGGCATAACTGGATATACGAGGCCATTCGCGACCTGCACGAGCGCCGTGAACCGGCGGACATGGTCACCCTGACCGACGAACTTGAACGGCGGGGACAACTCAACGAGATCGGCGGCCCGGCCTATCTTACCGGCCTGATCAATGCCACGCCCACTTCCATCCACGTTGAATACTACGCTCGCATCATCGAGCGCACCGCCGTGCTGCGCCGCTTGATTGAGGCCGCCGGGCAAATTGCTCGCCTGGCTTACCAGGATACCGAGGATGTAGATGAAGTGGTGGACCGCGCCGAAGAGATCATTTTTGGCGTTTCGGCCCGGCGCGTTGACCACGATTTGCGCCACATTCGCAACGTATTGGACAAATATTACGACCGTATTGAATACCTGTATCAGCACCGGGGCGAGATGATCGGCGTGCCTACCGGCCTGGCCGATTTGGACAAACTGCTGGGCGGCTTGCAGCGCTCAGACATGGTGGTGCTGGCTGGCCGGCCGGGGATGGGCAAAACCTCTTTGGGTTTGAGCATTGCTTTACAGGCCGCCCGTCGTATGCAAAAACGAGTAGCCATCTTCAGCCTGGAAATGAGCGACGAGCAGTTGGTGCAGCGCCTGATTTCCGCCGAAACCGGCATTGACAGCCAGCGGCTGCGACTGGGCGATATTAAAGAGGACGAGTGGCCCACTTTTATCCAGGCCACCAATCTGCTGTCCGGCACGTCTGTTTTTATTGACGATACCCCGGCCATCTCCGCCCTTGAACTACGCTCCAAGGCCCGCCGCCTGCATGCCGAACACGGTCTGGATTTGCTCATTGTGGATTATCTACAATTGATGCGCGGCGATTCCCGCAGCGAGAATCGCCAGCAGGAAATCAGCTTCATCTCTCGCTCCATCAAAGCCCTGGCCCGGGAGTTGAACATTCCTATTCTGGCCCTCAGCCAATTATCGCGCCAGGTTGAGTCCAGGCACGATAAACGGCCGATGTTATCAGATTTGAGAGAATCCGGCTCAATAGAACAAGACGCCGACGTGGTTTTGTTCATTTATCGCGACGAACTCTATAATCCCGATACCGAATTTCCCAACATCGCCGAACTCATTGTCAGCAAACACCGTTCCGGGCCAACCGGCATCTTTTCGGTTTACTTCAAAAAGCACCTGGCTCAATTTGTGGATTTGGAAGTCCAGCGCCAACCGTTGGAGTATTAA